From Daucus carota subsp. sativus chromosome 6, DH1 v3.0, whole genome shotgun sequence, the proteins below share one genomic window:
- the LOC108225598 gene encoding uncharacterized protein LOC108225598 has protein sequence MASKLVMIVVVVFDIIAFGLAVAAEQRRSTATTTKDSEQNYNYCVYDSDISTGYGVGAFLFLMASQAIIMVASRCFCCGKALSPGGSRACALLLFVFCWVTFLIAEACLLAGSVRNAYHTKYTTIFSENPPSCQTVRKGVFAAGAAFTFFTGILTPFYYISYSKSRGSFAPYGAGEAGVGLGSYK, from the exons ATGGCGTCCAAATTGGTGATGATCGTCGTCGTCGTTTTCGACATTATTGCTTTTGGCTTGGCGGTTGCTGCTGAGCAGCGTAGAAGCACT GCCACGACAACCAAAGATTCAGAACAGAACTACAATTATTGTGTCTATGACTCTGACATCTCAACTGGGTATGGTGTTGGAGCTTTCTTGTTTCTCATGGCCAGTCAGGCAATCATAATGGTAGCGAGTCGTTGTTTCTGTTGTGGAAAGGCTTTGAGTCCTGGGGGCTCCAGGGCTTGTGCACTTCTTCTTTTTGTATTCTGCTG gGTGACATTCTTGATTGCTGAGGCATGCCTGTTAGCTGGTTCAGTGAGGAATGCTTATCACACCAAGTATACCACAATTTTCAGTGAAAATCCACCGTCTTGCCAGACAGTAAGGAAGGGTGTCTTTGCAGCTGGCGCAGCCTTCACTTTCTTCACTGGCATACTAACTCCGTTCTACTACATTTCCTATTCCAAGTCCCGAGGAAGCTTTGCACCCTATGGCGCTGGGGAAGCTGGTGTGGGACTTGGAAGCTACAAGTGA